One Candidatus Binatia bacterium genomic window, GGTTGAGTTGGAGTACTGGCCGGTGACCGTGGCGCGCGGCGGAAGCGGGCACTTCTTCATCGCTGTGAGGCGGCACGGCTCCGACTTCGGCGGCGTGGCGCTCGACCTGCTCCTGCCAGCCTCGATCGTACACTCGCTGGACTGCAGCCCTACGGGGGTGACCGTGCCGTCGGGGTACGAGCTGCGCAAGGAGGCATTTGCATACGGGGAAAACACCGGCATTCGAGCAACGCTGTACTCGCTGCAGTTGCCGGCACCGGCGATCAACGGCAATGGGGTGCTCTACTGCACGTTCACCGCGCGGTCCGATGCGCCACTCGGCACGTACGAGTTCCAGACGCTCGCCCCGCAGTCCGGGAAGGAGGTGCCGCCAGTGGTCGTTGGCGCGAACCACGACCCGCTGCCGGTGGTGATCACGCGCCGCGGCCCGGTGACCGTGCAAGATGCGCCCCCGCCTCCCATCAGCTGCTCTACGACTGCGGCACCGTCGGCTCGGCTCACGATGCTCTTCCTGGTCGTTCCCGCTCTCCTGCTGATCTTGTGGCGACGGGGGAGTGTGCGCCGCGGGATGTTACTGTTGGTCCTCGCCGTGCTGGCAACCCCCGTCGCCGCGCAGGAGAGCGGCTTGTTGATGGGACGGGCGGGTGGGCAGCGGTGGCAGATCGCGGATCTACAACGCACCGGCACCATGGTCGAAGCGAACGTGTTGATGGACAGCCGATGGCTTCCTGAGGGCGGGAGGGTTCGCGTCGATCTGCGGGACGGCAAGGGGGTCGTGTTGGATGCCAAAGGGCGTCAGGTTGCGACGCTGGAGCTCCGGCTCGTGGATCACACGGTGACTGGCTCGCTCCGAGCGCTGGACGGCGAAACGTACACCCTGCGGCATGCACCCATCCACGGGAGAGCGAGCATACAGGCACTACGAGACCTCCGGCAGAGGGTGGTGGGCGGTGTTCCATGAGGTCGGCGAGCCACACCCTGGGCCGGGTTGATGGTAAGCGTCCCGCGAAACACAGGGTCGGCGGATTCTGCTTTCGGCACGCAACTTGTCGTAGGCTGTGATGCCGGTGGCGTTCACGCCATCGCGGCGGATCGTGCCGCCGTCCTCGGAGGAGTCAAGGAACTACGAAGACGCCCCCTGACTCCTCCTGCGGGCGGCGATGTCGGCGCGGTTGCGACGGCTCGATGATGGGTGCGTTCGGCGCGATTGCGTCTGTAGCGAGATGTGGGGCCGCAGCGGCCGATCCACCCGGCCTGGCTGTGGATGCCGGCGCTTGCCGCAGCTGCTTCGAGATCCGCGGCGTCAACTCGGCAATTCGGCTGGCTGGATGCGTGCTCACGCGCTCGATCACGTCGCGCAGATACTCGAAGACGTTGACCCCGTGCGCCTTGCAGGTGTTCACCAACGTAAGCAGCACGGCCGTGCGCCGCGCTGCCGCTTCGCTGCCAATGTGCAGCCAGTTCTTCCTTCCGATCCCGGATCCACAGCACGATCGGCCCGGCCTCATCCGGTGCCGTCAGCTCCGCGTTCCTGAAGTAGCGCCGCGCATGCGCCCAGCACGCCACCTCGACGATCTGCTCGTTGCAGACGAAGATGTCGTCGTACGCCGGCGCCGCATCCGCCTGTAAGTAACCCCGATACCCGGCCAGCATCCGACTCGGACTGCCCTTGTTGCGCTGCCAGTCGAAGTCGTAGACCACGTCGCCCAACTCGCCCCGGTACACCCACATATGACCGTTGCGATACACCCGCTCGACCTCCTGCACCTTTACCTTCGTGTCGTCCGACTGGATCCAGCGCGATTGCAGAACCTGCTCGTGCACCGCCTTCGCCAGCGGCGCCAGCAGGTCGGCCACCGCCCCGTTCCATTGCGATAGTAGGCCGCGGCTCACCTCGATGCCGTGGCGACCGAAGATCTGCTCAATGCGGTACAGCGCGCATCGGCACCCGCACTCGCACGCCACTGGGAACCTCGACCTCGAACGTGGCGCGGTCGTGGCTCGCCTCTCTACGGCCAATCTCGACCAGCTCCACCCGCTCTGGCCTCGCCTGGCGCTCTGCCAGACGTTTGATCTGCTGTCGCCACCACGACAACGTCGCCGCCTTCAGACCCCGGCGCGCGCAGAACTCCCGCATCGCCAGGCCGCTGCGCTCCCACTCGCGTACCGTCGCCTGCCACTGCTGCCCCCGTACGGTCAGCCCCAATGCTCCTTGCCTCATCGCCCTTACCTCCGGCGACGGTTATCGCTCGGCCCGGCCCTGCGGTGGATATGTGTTTGGCGGGACGCTTACGGTTGATGTGCGCGCTGGGTCGTTACCCGGTCGGTATCGGAATCGGGATCGCTATCGACATCGGGATCGAATCCCGCCGCGCACCGAAAGCGATTCCGATACCGACCCCGACTCCGATCGGTCGCGGCCGAACACCGGGCGGAGGCGGGAGTGGATTCAAGCAATGTGTGTCCAACCACCGTCCACGAGCCGGCACCGCGGATGCCAGCGCGTGCGGCACGGGCGTCCGCACACACCGCCCCGGTGTGCCCGTGTCGAGAGCGCGCCCCGGCGTCGTTCATGTCCTCACTCGGAGGCCACACGCGCCGAGTCCAACGGGGGAGTAGAGCATTGATGCCGAAGGCGATAGCGATACCGACCCCGAGGGGGGCGCATCTCGCCGGGAGTGGCGGACACCCGTCGGCACCCACCGTCGTTGGTGGC contains:
- a CDS encoding IS66 family transposase — its product is MSRGLLSQWNGAVADLLAPLAKAVHEQVLQSRWIQSDDTKVKVQEVERVYRNGHMWVYRGELGDVVYDFDWQRNKGSPSRMLAGYRGYLQADAAPAYDDIFVCNEQIVEVACWAHARRYFRNAELTAPDEAGPIVLWIRDRKEELAAHWQRSGSAAHGRAAYVGEHLQGARGQRLRVSARRDRAREHASSQPNCRVDAADLEAAAASAGIHSQAGWIGRCGPTSRYRRNRAERTHHRAVATAPTSPPAGGVRGRLRSSLTPPRTAARSAAMA